Genomic DNA from Cydia splendana chromosome 14, ilCydSple1.2, whole genome shotgun sequence:
ttttcccgccgtctccatgcttctttaagttgggtattgactggtcaactgcctgttagctatagttttcgcgaaaatcgccaggacagaggtgaaaatttttgtatgagaacttgcaactttaaatgcattttttatcgaaactattgcactctaaaatgaagtcataatcagtccatcgactcaattttttgcaagctttctaatggtaccccacacgattcttacaaataaaaaaaaattcaggctacccctctcaaccccctaaatttccccctaaaatcagaaataagcagttttgacttattcacagtgttagtgatggtacttgccataactattccaaattttaggtacctacatcaaacggtctttaagaaaaacgcatttaaccgatttgcaagaccgaagtgatcccataagagcaccgtgaacaaagttttgtacggtgctctaaaaatatGGAATCAAAAAAGAATTACAATGTTGAGTTGGATTCGTTTTCGTGAAACATAAAagtcattttaaaataatgaGCATCAAAATTTCTAAATTCTATACCATGTTTCTATATTCTAGATATTCGTAAATTTTGACGCTAACAAATCAAATTCATAACGAATCCAGCTCAAATTTATAACCTGTTTTTTGCAATCAGAATACGTCTCCTGTATTTTTAGTACAAAATAAgtacaaatacaaaaacaagATAATAATGGGGTAATAAATTTTCCGTAAAATCAAATTAGCTTCCATCTAACTAAAGGAATCACATAAACTGATAGATACTAATAATTTATAACCGTTTCAAATTTGGACATAGCCAATTGTTAAAATGGCatataaattttaattgatAGTGTTCCATTCGATACGTACTGTCGCagtacatattaaaatttggTATATAAGCGTATCTTCATTTAATTTTACTGCCAAGTCTGCGAGTACAGGTTACCCACGTCTCCTATTCAGGttcgtgttttgtttttaaattattaagtgTTTTTTACATTCCCTTTTATAAATATCACATTTCGCATTCTAAGATAGTGCGAGAATTGTTTAGAGACTCGAGTGTTTAGTAGAAATATGAGTCCTTTTCAGAGAATCattgtcatattataaaattcatGTACTGTACCTAATACGTATAGGTACACAATTCAAACAGTGACGCCTATTTTCTTTACTGTTAATTAGATAAAACTAATATAAGTAATTGTTAACGGAGTCTTCACCCATTCGGCTGGAGTCCTCTTAGGTTGCGCTTAAAAAAGAAAGAACTATACCTACACGAGACTTAAAAGACTCGGAAGTATTTTAAGCGCTTAGTCTGATAAAACTTAAATTTAGGCTCAAAAGACTCTAGTACCAACACTGTTCCTCTATCGGTAACATAATGAGTTTTTATAGTAGACCGTTATTACGTACATAATTGTAATGTGTATTAAATGTTCCAGAAAACAATGACTCGAGCGCTCGTCGTCGTCGCAGTGCTGGCTGCTCTCGCACTAGTACAGGTGCGTAGTTCTCTATACCCCCCTGAAAGATTTACACTTTTTTGTACAGCCAGCTGCAGAGAGATgtgcaaacaaatttctatgcagggggtCACCTCTCtgtagctgactgtacatgGGTGTAGGCAGgtaggagggggggggggggggggggctgcCCTCCCTGGAGCTCAAGTTCAGCAATTTAAGCGTGAAAAAGTAACATACAGATAgaattactttcgcatttataatattaccgGACGGGTGATGGTAGCATACCtttactaatttaattaattaatatattttctttGCAGTGTGTTATGCCCCCGTaagttatttaggtacttatgtacCTAATCTCCCAGCAATGAGAcgcgtagtccccatttccttctctggatattaacgttatagaaaatatttgattatttttcgATTTTTAATGAGGTATTATAAAAGATAAGaaatgcttttaaaaatttgtatggtaTCTGTTTTATGCTCCTATTTTactcttataataatcaaaACATCGAGATGGAAGTACGTGCCCGGGGGCGCAGATATcacgttttttattttaatattttgtacgtttaaataaaaaaaaatatcgatacGTTCCCTCAAACATGATTTTGCCGAGTTTTAGAAGCAATATTCATACTTTTAgctttgatttttttctatcgagcgaaagtcaaAAACTCTGGATTCGAATCGATATCGATTTATAATCGATTGCAAATTAAATATATGGCAGAGGTATTGTGATCCAAAAAAACGCTACGACTTATTTTACTCCGTTCTCTGAAGAAAGTACTGCATCCTAATACGATTAATATGTCCACTAACACTTGGCTTGTAATCTTAATTGTTACTAAACATTATAGGCCATTGTTGtcttttaaatatacctacatatgtataaaatgaAATTGACAATCAAATCTGGATCGTGCTGTTGTTGACAGACCACCACCGCCTCCAACAGACCAGCCTGGACATCATCGTCGTACGCCAGATTATCAGATGCGACTGATCGATGACTACCGGCGTGACGCCGAACGATTTAACAATTATCGGCGTCGGGGGTGGTTAGTGCTCCTTTTTTACTACCCTGGATATCAATATGGGccgaaaatacgttaaaaaatgtttttaggaatatttttcttaGGAGCCACCCACACTAAAATTCAAAATGTCgttataaacaattttatttgcATCTCATCTCATCTCAGCAATTAACTGGTGAAAACCCaaaatttaataatgtaactaGAGAATCTACTTAcgacgcgattcgggaaatgaattagagattaactagatacgatatagtaaagatatgtgacgtcccacgggtaaaggtaccttggCGGTTTGcgtttacgctattattaacgccgctcccatattattgcggcgctatgcggcGTAAGCggcagccgccataaggtaccttttgccgtggaacgtcacatatctttactatttcatatctagtgaatctctaattcatttcccgaatcgagccgttagacaTGTTCATTCCGTGTCCACTTCAATATATTCTCTTTTAGCTTTTGGTTGAGACACCAACATTTTTTCATTATGTAAcagttattttaactactattATGAACTCgctaatatgttttaatatgcaTATCCAGTCGAATAATTCACATTTTTTACAGGGGAAGTTTAAAACAGCTGTTTAGAAGTAGTAAACTTGACCTCGACGAATTTGACTCCGACTCTAGTGCCAACGCCAACGATCGGTAAGCgactatattataaaaatatatataggaCATTACGTTACGagtattacacaaattgactaaacgCCATCccgctaacccggggttaaccggttaaaccgttaacccagtgtaaaattgtactggtaactccaGGGTTAATCGCTTAACCTCAGGTTATTGAATGGTGTAAGTGGCCCTAAGTCCCACAGTCcgcttaagaaggcttgtgttgtaggTACTCGACCaacgaaataataatatattatatagatatttataaatacatacaaaacatTTCTGAGTTTTTCTAATTTTTCCACAGGGGTTGGAGAGACCTAATAATACAAAAAAGGGAAGCAAAATTCGACTCTCAGTATGATCCCCCGTCTCCTGGAACATTCAGCGTCTAGCAAGTTTATATTTCACACGTAGGTATTTGCTAAAAGAACTTCACTAGAAAAACTAATTTAAGGTGCTGTGACTGAAACTAATTTCAGGTCTCTCTCCGAACGTAACTCGCGGGGCACTGAGCGGACGGCCGTGCGTGCACGGGATAGTGGATATCATAGTTATTAAAtagatatttttaatatgtcttcggttaccgcgatagttactcatgaaatgtattttttattaactaTGTATACGCGATAGAATCCATTTCCGTAGAGTtatatttagatatttttaattaGGCTCCTTCGGCAGCCtgaaaaaacaataattatatttgttaatttttttgtcAGGTAAAAACGTGAAAAGACGTGATGGCAGCTTGAAGACCACGTAATATGGCTACAAGCCTCTGTGTCATAAGTATAATCCAGGAAATAAAATTATGGCAAATCAAACAATGTTCTTATCCATGACTTCATCGAATCCCTATTGGCGAGAATCAGTCATCTCAAACTATAGGTCAATAAAAGTACAAAActaattaagtatttaaaattCCGGTCCGCTCAGTTTGTAATACCCGCTTTCGGTTGCCTTTCCACTGGAGCGGAGATAAGAGACTTGCGAGAATCAATCAACAGTATTGGTTGTCTTCTCCGCTATTGGGTGATAACCCCGCACGGCTACTCTCATATTCGACTCAGTGGAAGTCAGCCGTCCATGCGAGCGGAATGGGCttcatcagaaaaaaaaatcgggcaagtgcgagtcgcgcacgaagggttccgtaccatataaaaaaaaaaaacaaaaaaaaagcaaaaaaaaaacggtcacccatccaagtactgaccactcccgacgttgcttaactttggtcaaaaatcacgtttgttgtatgggagccccatttaaatctttattttattctgtttttagtatttgttgttatagcggcaacagaaatacatcatctgtgaaaatttcaactgtctagctatcacggttcgtgagatacagcctggtgacagacggacggacggacggacggacagcgaagtcttagtaatagggtcccgttttaccctttaggtacggaaccctaaaaagtaagaTTCTCACAGCGAGCTCTTTCGTTTAATGTGTCACACAGTATAGTTCGCTAAAGTTATTTTTCAAGTTCTAGTTCACCCCCAAAACTGGCCCCCATGTTTACAATTCATGTATTTCCGTATCgcgtccgtctttgggtcattGACTTCAGTATATTTAACTCAATCGGTCCAGTATTTTCGGAGCAAATCGGCTGTGACCGACGGAATTTGATTGTGTGAATACAACGACTGAAAACAAAGACAAAATAACGAATGTGATTAATAAGTGCTGTTGTGTAGAATTCAGATTGTGCAGAATTGCGAACAGGAAGAATCGCTACTGTACACAAATAATGACTGTGTACAATAGAGAATGTGGTGAAATTCTATTGTGTGGAATTCGGTTTGTGCAAAACTGCGAATAGGAAGAATCGCTACTGTACACAAATAACATATGACTGTGCACAATAGCGAATGTGGTGATATACGTGTGTGGTGTGGAATTCAGATTTCAGACTGTGCAAAATTGCGAATAGGAAGAAACGATATTGGCATGAACGTCGAATAATCCAGTAAGTTGACCAATCGTTTGTATACATACCTACTGTTGtaagaaaaatcatttatttacatacaatacacagaggtactactaaacgaaattaataactagcttaaatctaaaataggcccctgaggcagggtgtcattctgaatccctaacaacgtttgtcctaaagtcacttgccctaactggtttgtcctaatggacacatgccctaacgatcaattgtcataacgattattttccataatgtaatggttagcctaagactcatttgccctaagcatttgtaccataactatcaagatccctaatgttttttaccatattcttcgaaatccctaacaatgtttgacataaaataacatgttctaactgttttgacctaatggctattaccctaatgatcaatcgtcataacagttacttttcctattgatcaattatcataacaattactttccataatgaatggtaacgaactgttgccacaaaagtgggttaggttagaaccgtgaccctcgcaaaaatgaactgctgccacaaaagtgggttaggataggttagaactgcgaccattgtaaaaacgaaatgttgccacaaaagtgggttaggttaggttagaactgtgatcctcgcaaaaacgaactgctgccacaaaagtgggttaggttaggttagaactgcgaccattgtaaaaacgaaacgcaatagggaaatcaaaattagggcatacgagtgttaggtcaagcaacgataggctaagtgaaattaggtaacatgatgtttaggatatataatttttaggcctaacaataattaggcaaaaaaagaattatgctacatagcattaggataaatactcaatatggaaagtgtcattagggaaaaagatattaggacaaaaaaaaatcgcccattcgataatagggaaaccaaaattagggaatacgcgcgttaggacatctgatcattatgacaaacaatattagggaatggaaagataggagaaaatattttagggattcagatatagatcccctgaggcattgtaccaaggattcTGGCGGCATTTTCTcattgtatcgcaatgctgatacgttgtgcgaggtagccgctagctcttcggtcaccagttacgtcaaccagacgcttcgcgatttctgcaaacaacttatgcgcgctgggaccttaaactccaaatggtacaaaatggtactctctaccgaggctcttatatttgttacgttttaaaatttcggcgctttccgccaccccgcccgcttttacattagtccgttggaggtgggacggtgccagtgtgtctacgcaggtagcatcccacactaacatccgtcccaagctccaaggaactaaggacacccAATCGTTTTACTTATCTGGGCTATAAAAACACAGCTTACGTTTAAAGTAGGTAATCATATGATATGAATAAAATTACCGAGACGAATTTGTACATAGCGGTTATTAAAGTGACATAAACATTATTATAGGTTATCATGGTCAGTATATAAGAACATTTTCTCAGCCATATCAATTGCGAAGTCTCAGAGTACAGGTTcgtgttttgttttaatttattaaatagataaTTTTAGTTTGCTCATAATGCTAGTCTAGAaatatactgccgtattcgaacttcaagatattcacaagagacgacacgtactagatccattctagatacgttatagtttagtttagatatcaactagttctcttttgcagcgcaattcgggcaaccaatgtcacttttacgttagatagagtaagacatctattagatgtgaattggatctctaagtcatatcctgtggaaatcgttcaacagtatctccagaatcgcgcaaatgtcaaatttgacaggttagatcttaaacatatcgttatcgtatcttggtgatgtctaaaagatgtctaatagatgtctatttcaaaatccgaatcgggcccatagatGTATGTTGGTAGACGCATTTCTGTTTGTGGACTCAAGTCCACAACCCTACcgacctgctagcatgagttgcgttctcgcgcgcgacttcatatgtacatctagcgcga
This window encodes:
- the LOC134796827 gene encoding uncharacterized protein LOC134796827, with product MTRALVVVAVLAALALVQCVMPPPPPPPTDQPGHHRRTPDYQMRLIDDYRRDAERFNNYRRRGWGSLKQLFRSSKLDLDEFDSDSSANANDRGWRDLIIQKREAKFDSQYDPPSPGTFSV